In Paenibacillus guangzhouensis, a single window of DNA contains:
- a CDS encoding SDR family NAD(P)-dependent oxidoreductase, with amino-acid sequence MNNSANILRLDSRVAIVTGGASGIGYATAEMLAEFGANVMLLDINEQLGEQAAAKIRENGGQAKFYRCNVTSGEDCQNVVEQIKGDFGRIDILFNNAGVIRRKTVVELEEKDWDLVMDVSLKGAYLLSKYAIPVMAAGGGGSIVNTGSGWGLKGGDQAAAYCAAKAGVVNLTKAMAIDHGPQNIRVNCVCPGDTDTPLLRDEAKQLGKEEKSFLVSSASGRPLERLGTPRDIAGTVLFLASDLSSWVTGSVVVVDGGGLA; translated from the coding sequence ATGAATAATTCTGCTAACATTTTACGCCTAGATTCGAGAGTTGCTATCGTCACAGGAGGAGCTTCCGGGATCGGTTACGCGACTGCCGAAATGCTCGCGGAGTTCGGTGCGAACGTGATGCTGCTGGATATCAATGAGCAGCTAGGCGAACAAGCTGCCGCGAAAATTCGCGAGAATGGTGGTCAAGCGAAGTTTTATCGCTGCAACGTGACCTCTGGGGAAGATTGCCAGAACGTCGTTGAACAAATCAAAGGCGACTTCGGACGCATCGATATCCTGTTCAACAATGCAGGTGTCATTCGCCGTAAGACGGTCGTTGAGCTCGAGGAGAAGGATTGGGATCTTGTCATGGACGTATCGCTTAAGGGCGCATACCTCCTGTCTAAGTATGCGATTCCGGTCATGGCAGCTGGCGGCGGTGGCAGCATCGTCAACACTGGCTCCGGCTGGGGACTCAAAGGCGGCGATCAAGCGGCAGCCTATTGCGCAGCCAAAGCGGGTGTCGTGAACTTGACCAAAGCGATGGCGATCGATCACGGTCCACAAAATATCCGCGTGAACTGCGTATGTCCGGGCGACACCGATACGCCACTCCTTCGCGATGAAGCGAAACAGCTGGGCAAGGAAGAGAAATCCTTCCTCGTATCATCGGCATCTGGTCGTCCGCTGGAGCGTCTTGGCACGCCACGCGATATTGCAGGCACAGTATTGTTCTTAGCAAGTGATCTATCCAGCTGGGTAACCGGCAGCGTCGTTGTCGTTGACGGCGGCGGCTTGGCATAA
- the gcvPA gene encoding aminomethyl-transferring glycine dehydrogenase subunit GcvPA has protein sequence METRRKASVHPYIPNMIPEVQRQMLDEIGVERIQDLYDIIPDAIKMDRLMDLPPALSEFELKREIDKLLQKNKSANETINFLGAGCWQHFIPAVCDEINQRSEFVTAYAGEPYEDKGRFQSLFEYQSLVAELVDMDVVNVPTFDWAQAASTSLRMASRITGRTEVLLPATIDRDKLMIIANYITPQLSYQLVAFNDPSGELDLEDLKAKVGPNTAAVYFENPTFLGTIESQGQQIADIAHAAGALYVVGVDPSSLGVLKPPSQYGADIICGDLQPLGMHMNYGGGQAGFIATRDEEKFVMEYPSRLFGIAPTIVEGEYGFGDVAYERTSFAHRETGKESVGTQTALWGITAGVYLALLGPYGMQELGQTIMQKSQYAADLLAAIDGVKIRLQSTFFKEFVVDFNGTGKTVREIHQQLLAEGIQGGKDLSEDFPELGQCALYCVTEVHAQEELETLAAAIKTACAIQVKEEVESV, from the coding sequence ATGGAAACGCGTAGAAAAGCTAGTGTACATCCTTATATTCCAAATATGATTCCTGAAGTGCAGCGCCAAATGCTCGATGAAATCGGCGTTGAACGGATCCAGGACTTATACGACATTATTCCCGACGCCATTAAGATGGATCGGTTAATGGATCTGCCTCCTGCCTTATCCGAATTCGAATTGAAACGGGAGATCGACAAGCTGCTGCAGAAGAACAAGAGCGCGAACGAGACGATCAACTTCCTCGGCGCAGGCTGCTGGCAGCACTTCATCCCGGCCGTATGCGATGAGATTAATCAGCGCTCGGAATTCGTGACGGCCTACGCCGGTGAGCCTTATGAAGATAAAGGGCGATTCCAATCGCTCTTCGAATACCAGAGCTTGGTGGCCGAGCTTGTCGATATGGATGTTGTCAATGTACCTACATTCGACTGGGCCCAAGCTGCATCGACATCGCTTCGCATGGCGTCTCGGATTACGGGACGCACGGAAGTCTTGCTTCCTGCGACGATCGATCGCGATAAGCTAATGATTATCGCGAACTATATTACGCCGCAGTTGTCTTATCAGCTCGTTGCGTTTAATGATCCTTCAGGCGAGCTGGATCTTGAAGACTTGAAGGCAAAGGTCGGTCCGAACACGGCGGCTGTTTACTTCGAGAACCCGACATTCCTTGGTACGATTGAATCACAAGGTCAACAAATCGCAGATATCGCTCACGCAGCAGGCGCACTCTATGTCGTCGGCGTGGATCCAAGCTCGCTTGGCGTCTTGAAGCCGCCTAGCCAATACGGCGCAGATATTATCTGCGGCGACCTTCAGCCGTTAGGCATGCACATGAACTATGGCGGGGGTCAGGCTGGCTTCATCGCTACACGGGATGAAGAGAAATTCGTCATGGAATACCCATCCCGCCTGTTCGGAATTGCACCGACGATTGTGGAAGGCGAATATGGCTTCGGCGATGTCGCTTATGAGCGTACTTCCTTCGCACACCGCGAGACGGGCAAAGAGTCCGTTGGTACCCAGACGGCGCTATGGGGAATTACAGCGGGCGTCTACCTGGCTCTGCTTGGCCCTTACGGCATGCAGGAGCTCGGACAGACGATCATGCAGAAATCGCAGTATGCTGCTGACCTGCTTGCAGCGATTGACGGCGTTAAGATTCGTCTACAATCGACCTTCTTCAAGGAGTTCGTCGTTGATTTTAACGGCACGGGCAAGACGGTTCGTGAGATTCATCAGCAATTGCTAGCGGAAGGCATCCAAGGCGGTAAGGATCTCTCGGAAGATTTCCCAGAACTCGGTCAATGTGCGTTGTATTGCGTCACCGAAGTTCATGCGCAAGAAGAATTAGAGACACTCGCTGCAGCCATTAAGACAGCATGTGCTATTCAAGTGAAGGAAGAGGTGGAGTCGGTATGA